In the genome of Pseudomonas sp. LBUM920, one region contains:
- a CDS encoding LysR family transcriptional regulator has protein sequence MSSRRPDPLAQVSDFDIRLLRIFRSVVECGGFSAAETVLGIGRSAISQQMSDLEQRLGLRLCQRGRAGFSLTEEGREVYQSALQLLSALESFRTEVNGLHQHLRGELIIGLTDNLVTLPHMRITHALAQLKERGPDVQIQIRMIAPNEVEQGVLDGRLHVGVVPQASALSGLEYQPLYSERSLLYCAVGHPLFYADNKQLDDARLDSQDAIAPTFRLPAEIQAHYQALNCTASASDREGMAFLILTGRYIGYLPDHYASLWVQQGRLRALKPTTRFYDLSLASVTRKGRRPHLVLESFLESLAATR, from the coding sequence ATGAGCAGCCGCCGCCCCGACCCTCTGGCCCAAGTCAGTGACTTCGATATCCGCCTGTTGCGCATCTTTCGCAGCGTGGTGGAGTGCGGCGGCTTCTCGGCAGCAGAAACCGTGCTCGGCATTGGCCGCTCGGCCATCAGCCAGCAGATGAGCGACCTCGAACAGCGCCTGGGATTGCGTCTGTGCCAACGCGGGCGTGCCGGTTTCTCGCTTACCGAAGAAGGCCGCGAGGTCTACCAATCGGCCCTGCAGCTATTAAGTGCCCTGGAAAGCTTTCGCACTGAGGTCAACGGCCTGCACCAGCATTTGCGCGGCGAGCTGATCATCGGCCTCACCGACAACCTCGTCACCCTGCCCCACATGCGCATCACTCACGCGTTGGCACAGTTGAAGGAGCGTGGCCCGGACGTGCAGATACAAATCCGCATGATCGCCCCCAATGAAGTCGAGCAAGGCGTACTCGACGGCCGCCTGCATGTCGGCGTTGTCCCCCAGGCCAGCGCGCTGTCGGGCCTGGAATACCAGCCGCTCTACAGCGAACGGTCGCTGCTCTATTGCGCGGTTGGCCACCCGCTGTTCTATGCCGACAACAAACAACTGGACGACGCCCGCCTCGACAGCCAGGACGCCATCGCCCCCACCTTCCGCTTGCCCGCCGAGATCCAGGCGCATTACCAGGCACTCAACTGCACCGCCAGCGCCTCGGACCGCGAAGGCATGGCGTTCCTGATCCTCACGGGCCGCTACATTGGTTACCTGCCTGACCACTACGCCAGCCTGTGGGTGCAACAAGGCCGACTGCGCGCGCTGAAACCGACTACACGTTTTTACGATTTGAGCCTCGCATCGGTCACGCGCAAGGGCCGTCGCCCTCATTTG